Proteins found in one Pectobacterium atrosepticum genomic segment:
- a CDS encoding DUF2517 family protein has product MSLYTTYPLHRILLRRAAVIAIGVLALPVMLFRRDRARFYSYLHRVWLKTSDKPVWMAQSEAAACDFY; this is encoded by the coding sequence TCCCTTGCACCGTATTCTCCTGCGTCGCGCCGCCGTGATTGCTATCGGCGTGCTGGCGTTACCGGTGATGCTGTTCCGCCGCGATCGGGCGCGTTTCTACAGCTATTTACACCGCGTCTGGCTGAAAACCAGCGATAAACCGGTATGGATGGCGCAGTCCGAAGCCGCCGCCTGCGATTTCTATTAA
- a CDS encoding iron ABC transporter permease: MNKLALLPLLTVAVLFILVGIPVLFVALQAIFPNLSAGSFSNPFSAFADVFAQARLFALLKNTLLLGLGVALCCAVIAIPLGALRGLFALPLARFWDLLFLIPFLIPPYIAGLSWMLALQPRGYAEQILPIQLGEVLFSLPGMIGVMTLNIFPVVYFAVSRSMAASGNRLADVARVHGASSWQAFLRVTLPLSLPATAASLLLAFTLAIEEYGIPAALGSRAGIQVLTTNIEQRLADWPIDLSGSAVLSLLLVAIALCAFTLQRAIVAGSNVETTTGKPAAIVTSPLGIWRWPVLLLFSVVGLLAVGIPLASMLITAFSATISSAISWQNLTWQHFTMLIDYENEALPALTTSLGLAVGSALLTGTVGFLAAWFVVAKRIRGAAVLDGLSMLPAALPGIVVGVGLILAWNQRFWPITPYNTWVILLLSYSCLLLPYPVRYSSAALAQIGSNLESAARVHGASAIAALRLIVFPLVFPSLLAAMMLVFAVASRELVTSLLLSPAGVQTVSIFVWRQFEQGSVGDGMAMASVAVFISLSVMLLALRFHSLKTK; this comes from the coding sequence ATGAACAAGTTGGCTCTACTGCCACTGCTGACGGTAGCGGTGCTTTTTATTCTGGTTGGCATTCCCGTATTGTTCGTTGCACTACAGGCGATCTTCCCCAATTTGAGTGCGGGTTCTTTTTCAAATCCGTTCTCGGCCTTTGCAGACGTTTTCGCACAGGCACGCCTGTTTGCGTTGTTGAAAAATACGCTGCTGCTTGGGCTTGGTGTTGCCTTGTGCTGTGCGGTAATTGCTATTCCACTCGGTGCGTTGCGTGGGCTCTTTGCGCTACCGCTGGCAAGATTTTGGGATTTACTGTTTCTCATTCCATTCCTGATCCCGCCTTATATCGCCGGACTATCGTGGATGCTGGCACTACAGCCAAGAGGTTATGCGGAACAGATATTACCTATTCAACTCGGTGAGGTTCTGTTTTCATTGCCTGGCATGATTGGGGTAATGACGCTCAATATTTTCCCAGTGGTCTATTTCGCCGTTTCACGCAGTATGGCCGCAAGTGGAAACCGTCTTGCCGATGTCGCACGCGTTCACGGTGCCAGTAGCTGGCAGGCATTCTTGCGGGTCACGCTGCCATTGTCACTCCCCGCGACAGCGGCCAGCCTGCTACTCGCCTTCACGCTGGCAATCGAAGAGTACGGCATACCCGCAGCATTGGGATCGCGGGCTGGCATTCAGGTACTGACGACAAATATCGAGCAGCGTCTGGCTGACTGGCCGATCGATCTCTCTGGTTCAGCGGTGCTGTCCTTGCTGTTAGTTGCTATCGCGCTCTGTGCATTTACCCTACAGAGGGCGATCGTCGCTGGTAGCAATGTGGAAACGACCACAGGCAAACCCGCCGCCATTGTCACTAGTCCATTAGGTATATGGCGCTGGCCGGTATTACTGCTGTTTAGCGTTGTGGGCCTGCTGGCCGTAGGGATTCCGCTTGCTTCCATGCTGATTACGGCGTTTTCTGCCACCATATCCAGCGCTATTTCCTGGCAAAATTTAACCTGGCAGCACTTCACCATGTTGATTGATTACGAAAACGAAGCGCTACCCGCATTGACGACCAGTCTGGGGCTGGCTGTCGGCAGTGCGTTACTGACGGGAACGGTCGGCTTTCTCGCAGCCTGGTTTGTCGTCGCCAAACGTATTCGAGGGGCGGCAGTGCTGGATGGGCTATCGATGTTACCCGCCGCACTGCCGGGGATTGTTGTCGGAGTGGGATTGATTCTTGCCTGGAACCAACGTTTCTGGCCGATAACGCCCTATAACACCTGGGTGATTTTGCTACTGTCATACAGTTGCCTACTTTTACCCTACCCCGTCCGCTATAGCAGTGCGGCATTGGCGCAAATCGGCAGTAATTTGGAATCTGCGGCACGCGTTCACGGTGCTAGCGCAATCGCGGCATTACGGTTGATTGTTTTCCCGCTGGTATTTCCCAGCCTGCTGGCAGCAATGATGTTGGTCTTTGCCGTCGCGTCACGCGAGCTGGTGACATCACTCTTGCTATCACCTGCTGGCGTGCAGACGGTATCCATTTTTGTCTGGCGTCAGTTCGAGCAAGGTTCAGTCGGAGATGGTATGGCGATGGCAAGCGTTGCGGTGTTTATCAGTCTATCGGTGATGTTGTTGGCGTTACGATTTCATTCGCTAAAAACAAAATAA